A stretch of Caenibius tardaugens NBRC 16725 DNA encodes these proteins:
- a CDS encoding cation:proton antiporter: MAAELSATPMLSDALVILGAAGLVIPIFARFRITPIIGFLMVGLAVGPYGLGRMVYEYPWLAHFTITDPEGLEPFAEFGIILLLFTIGLELSFNRLWSMRRLVFGLGALELLVISGLLAMVLTMVGQYWTGALALGLALALSSTALVLPISGTTTPVGRAALSMLLFEDIAIVPIIFLMGAMAPYANSDGVDDMMQTIWLGGLVIIAMLVIGRFALPRLFAQAARTKSPELFLSASLLVVIGASLATSAVGLSPIVGALVAGLLIAETEYNAEVEAITEPFKGLALGVFLITVGMGLDLATIWDNLWSILAAVVGVLVLKALVTGLLLRMMGARRSTATETGILMASPSETTLIVLTAATQALLIQPGTALFWQIVTAIGLTVTPLLATFGRLVARKVDPLPSQGGEGTSDEPRVIIIGFGRVGRLVADMLTVHGKPYIGIDSDADLIMAARRDGYNARFGNAARRDALDRLGLERAPAVVMTMDEPILAQNLTRKLRALRPDLPIIARARDTHHAALLYRSGATHAVPETVESSLQLSESVLVDLGVAVGPVIASIHQKRDELRGLIMEEGALDHKPQLRTRTLRPEG, encoded by the coding sequence ATGGCCGCAGAACTGTCCGCAACACCGATGCTTTCCGATGCATTGGTCATATTGGGCGCGGCCGGGCTGGTTATTCCGATTTTCGCCCGTTTCCGGATCACCCCGATCATCGGGTTCCTGATGGTGGGGTTGGCGGTCGGCCCTTACGGGCTGGGCCGGATGGTCTACGAATATCCGTGGCTGGCCCATTTTACGATCACCGATCCCGAAGGGCTGGAACCCTTCGCCGAATTCGGGATCATCCTGCTGCTGTTCACGATCGGGCTGGAACTCTCGTTCAACCGTCTGTGGTCCATGCGCAGGCTCGTCTTCGGGCTTGGCGCGCTGGAACTGCTGGTCATATCCGGCCTGCTGGCCATGGTCCTGACGATGGTCGGGCAATACTGGACAGGCGCCCTTGCGCTTGGCCTCGCGCTGGCCCTCTCGTCCACCGCGCTGGTCCTGCCCATATCGGGAACCACCACGCCCGTGGGGCGGGCCGCGCTGTCCATGCTGCTGTTCGAAGATATCGCCATCGTGCCGATCATCTTCCTGATGGGCGCCATGGCCCCTTACGCGAACAGCGACGGCGTGGACGACATGATGCAGACGATCTGGCTCGGCGGGCTGGTGATCATTGCCATGCTGGTTATCGGGCGCTTCGCGCTGCCCCGCCTGTTTGCGCAGGCCGCCCGCACCAAAAGTCCGGAACTGTTCCTCTCCGCCAGCCTGCTGGTGGTGATCGGTGCCAGCCTCGCCACATCGGCGGTCGGCCTTTCGCCCATCGTCGGCGCGCTGGTGGCCGGGCTGCTGATTGCGGAAACCGAATACAACGCCGAAGTTGAAGCCATTACCGAGCCTTTCAAGGGGCTCGCTCTCGGTGTGTTCCTGATCACCGTCGGGATGGGGCTGGACCTTGCCACGATCTGGGACAACCTGTGGAGCATTCTGGCAGCCGTTGTGGGCGTGCTCGTGCTCAAGGCGCTGGTGACGGGGCTGTTGCTGCGCATGATGGGCGCACGGCGCAGCACGGCGACCGAAACCGGCATTCTCATGGCCAGCCCTTCGGAAACCACGCTGATCGTGCTGACCGCGGCGACACAGGCGCTGCTGATCCAGCCCGGCACCGCGCTGTTCTGGCAGATCGTCACCGCGATCGGGCTGACAGTCACGCCGCTGCTGGCGACCTTCGGACGGCTCGTCGCCCGCAAGGTCGACCCCCTGCCCTCGCAAGGCGGAGAGGGCACCAGCGACGAGCCGCGCGTGATCATTATCGGGTTCGGGCGTGTGGGCCGGCTGGTGGCGGATATGCTGACCGTCCATGGCAAGCCCTATATCGGGATCGATTCGGATGCCGACCTGATCATGGCCGCCCGCCGCGACGGATATAATGCGCGCTTCGGCAATGCCGCCCGCCGCGATGCGCTCGACCGGCTCGGGCTGGAACGCGCACCCGCCGTGGTTATGACCATGGACGAACCCATTCTCGCGCAGAACCTGACGCGCAAGTTGCGCGCCTTGCGCCCCGATCTGCCGATTATCGCCCGCGCCCGCGATACGCATCATGCCGCCCTGCTCTATCGCAGCGGCGCCACCCATGCGGTGCCCGAAACGGTCGAAAGCTCGCTCCAGCTATCGGAATCGGTGCTGGTTGACTTGGGGGTTGCGGTCGGCCCGGTGATTGCCTCAATCCACCAGAAACGCGACGAATTGCGTGGGCTGATCATGGAAGAAGGGGCGCTAGATCATAAGCCCCAGTTGCGCACCCGCACGCTCAGGCCAGAAGGTTAG
- a CDS encoding sulfurtransferase: protein MAFTTIISADALHDLIVAHAPLLVLDCTFDLTDPAKGRAVYAQGHIPGASYVDLEEDLSGQPDGANGRHPLPDRAAFAQHMRRLGLNSGQQVIAYDGNGGHFAARLWWMLRWLGHDAVAVLDGGTAVWQAAGFTLEPGSTPAPDAGDFTPGAPLVGAVVSADQVLANIASGEFVVIDARDPARFRGEPHPLDTVSGHIPGARNRFLRDNFDADGKFLSPDRLAAAFRAVLDGAPPEKAVMQCGSGVTACSNALAMEIAGLRGAGLYPGSWSEWTADPARPVQTGA, encoded by the coding sequence ATGGCTTTCACCACGATCATCTCGGCCGATGCCTTGCATGATCTGATCGTGGCGCATGCCCCGCTGCTCGTATTGGACTGTACATTTGACCTGACCGATCCGGCAAAGGGCCGGGCGGTCTATGCGCAGGGCCACATTCCCGGCGCGTCTTACGTGGATCTGGAGGAGGATCTGTCCGGCCAGCCGGACGGGGCCAACGGGCGGCATCCCTTGCCCGATCGCGCGGCCTTTGCGCAGCATATGCGCAGATTGGGTCTGAACAGCGGCCAGCAGGTCATCGCCTATGACGGGAATGGCGGGCATTTCGCCGCGCGCCTGTGGTGGATGCTGCGCTGGCTGGGCCATGATGCCGTGGCGGTGCTGGATGGCGGCACTGCGGTGTGGCAGGCGGCCGGTTTTACGCTGGAGCCGGGATCAACCCCCGCGCCGGACGCGGGCGATTTCACGCCGGGCGCCCCGCTGGTGGGCGCGGTGGTGAGTGCGGACCAGGTTCTCGCCAATATCGCCAGCGGTGAATTTGTGGTGATCGATGCGCGCGATCCCGCGCGTTTTCGCGGTGAACCACACCCGCTGGACACGGTATCGGGCCACATTCCGGGCGCGCGCAATCGTTTCCTGCGGGACAATTTCGATGCCGATGGAAAATTCCTCAGCCCGGATCGACTGGCTGCGGCGTTTCGCGCGGTTTTGGATGGCGCGCCGCCGGAAAAGGCGGTGATGCAGTGCGGTTCGGGCGTCACGGCCTGCAGCAATGCGCTGGCTATGGAAATCGCGGGGCTGCGCGGGGCAGGGCTCTATCCCGGATCGTGGAGCGAGTGGACAGCCGATCCCGCGCGGCCCGTGCAAACCGGCGCCTAA
- the alaS gene encoding alanine--tRNA ligase — MSSTNDIRRSFLDYFGDAGHAIVPSAPLVPYNDPTLMFVNAGMVPFKNVFTGLETPPAPRATSSQKCVRAGGKHNDLDNVGYTARHHTFFEMLGNFSFGDYFKEQAILNAWTLLTKEWGLPAEKLLATVYHTDDEAFDLWKKIAGLPEDRIIRIPTKDNFWAMGDDGPCGPCSEIFYDHGDHIWGGPPGSADEDGDRFIEIWNLVFMQYEQTAGEITGELPKPSIDTGMGLERIAAVMQGVHDNYDTDTFKALIAASESLTGVKAEGDRTASHRVIADHLRSTSFLIADGVLPSNEGRGYVLRRIMRRAMRHAHLLGAAEPLMYRLVPSLVAEMGQAYPELGRAQALVTEVLEREETRFRQTLDKGLRLLDEATLDMGEGASLPGETAFRLYDTYGFPYDLTEDALRARGIGVDREGFDAAMAQQKAAARAAWKGSGAAADGELWFDIAEREGATEFTGYTATTGEGRVVSLIVDGKETDHAVAGTDVIVLTNQTPFYGESGGQTGDAGLISGGNALDIVVSDTSKPLGRLHAHQGHIRSGRIAVGDTVHMVVDAARRDAIRANHSATHLLHAALRNRLGDHVTQKGSLVAEDRLRFDFSHPKPLTPEDIVAIEAEVNAEIRHNDPVTTRLMSPDDAIAAGAMALFGEKYGEEVRVLSMGRSNWNDSGYNYSVELCGGTHVAATGDIGVFRIVSESAVSSGVRRIEALTGENARQWLVGREDMLKSAAAAIKSTPEEVTGRVLALLDERKRLERELADAKKQLALSGGGNAGAAAAPADETINGVTFTGQVIDGLDAKELRGLLDEAKKRIGSGVAAVVAVNEGRAAFAVAVTDDLTDRFSAVDLVRKGVETLGGKGGGGRPDMAQGGGPDGGKAADAVAAVKAALAG; from the coding sequence ATGAGCTCGACCAATGATATCCGCCGTTCTTTCCTCGACTATTTCGGGGATGCTGGCCATGCCATCGTGCCTTCGGCGCCGCTCGTTCCCTATAACGATCCGACACTGATGTTCGTGAACGCAGGCATGGTCCCGTTCAAGAATGTCTTTACCGGTCTGGAAACGCCGCCGGCCCCGCGCGCCACCAGCTCGCAGAAATGCGTCCGCGCCGGGGGCAAGCATAACGATCTGGACAATGTCGGTTACACCGCGCGGCATCATACGTTCTTTGAAATGCTGGGGAATTTCTCCTTCGGTGACTATTTCAAGGAACAGGCGATTCTCAATGCCTGGACTCTCCTGACAAAGGAATGGGGGCTTCCGGCTGAAAAGCTGTTGGCCACGGTCTATCACACCGATGATGAGGCTTTCGATCTGTGGAAGAAGATCGCGGGCCTGCCGGAAGACCGGATCATCCGCATCCCGACCAAGGACAATTTCTGGGCGATGGGCGATGATGGCCCGTGCGGCCCGTGCTCGGAAATCTTCTACGATCACGGCGATCACATCTGGGGCGGCCCCCCGGGATCGGCGGACGAAGATGGGGACCGTTTTATCGAGATCTGGAATCTCGTGTTCATGCAGTACGAACAGACTGCGGGCGAGATTACCGGCGAACTGCCCAAGCCCAGCATCGATACCGGCATGGGTCTGGAACGGATCGCGGCGGTCATGCAGGGTGTGCATGACAATTACGATACCGATACGTTCAAGGCGCTGATCGCCGCATCGGAAAGCCTCACCGGGGTCAAGGCGGAAGGCGATCGCACCGCCAGCCACCGGGTGATTGCCGATCACTTGCGGTCGACCAGTTTCCTGATCGCCGATGGCGTGCTGCCGTCGAACGAAGGGCGCGGTTATGTGCTGCGCCGGATCATGCGCCGCGCCATGCGCCATGCGCATCTGCTGGGCGCAGCCGAACCGTTGATGTATCGTCTGGTCCCTTCGTTGGTCGCGGAAATGGGGCAGGCCTATCCCGAACTCGGCCGCGCGCAGGCGCTGGTTACCGAAGTGCTGGAACGCGAGGAAACGCGTTTCCGCCAGACACTGGACAAGGGGCTGCGCCTGCTGGACGAGGCGACACTGGATATGGGCGAAGGCGCCAGCCTGCCCGGTGAAACCGCGTTCCGCCTCTACGATACATATGGCTTCCCCTACGATCTGACCGAAGACGCGCTGCGGGCGCGGGGCATCGGCGTGGATCGCGAAGGGTTCGACGCCGCCATGGCGCAGCAGAAGGCTGCGGCCCGCGCGGCATGGAAGGGCAGCGGCGCGGCGGCGGATGGCGAACTGTGGTTCGACATTGCCGAACGCGAAGGCGCGACCGAATTCACCGGCTATACCGCCACTACCGGCGAAGGGCGGGTGGTTTCGCTGATTGTCGATGGCAAGGAAACCGATCACGCCGTGGCCGGGACAGATGTCATCGTGCTGACCAACCAGACGCCGTTTTACGGCGAAAGTGGCGGCCAGACGGGCGATGCCGGTCTGATCAGCGGCGGCAACGCGCTGGATATCGTGGTCTCCGACACGTCGAAGCCGCTGGGCCGGTTGCATGCGCATCAGGGGCATATCCGCAGTGGCCGCATTGCTGTGGGCGATACCGTGCACATGGTGGTTGACGCGGCGCGGCGCGATGCGATCCGGGCCAACCATTCGGCCACGCACCTGCTGCATGCGGCACTGCGCAATCGACTGGGCGATCATGTCACACAGAAAGGTTCGCTGGTTGCGGAAGACCGCCTGCGGTTCGACTTCTCGCATCCCAAGCCGCTGACCCCGGAAGACATCGTGGCGATCGAGGCAGAAGTGAACGCCGAAATCCGCCACAACGATCCGGTTACCACCCGGTTGATGAGCCCCGACGATGCCATTGCCGCCGGGGCCATGGCGCTGTTCGGTGAAAAGTACGGGGAAGAAGTCCGCGTGCTGTCGATGGGGCGCTCCAACTGGAACGATAGCGGCTATAACTATTCGGTCGAACTGTGCGGCGGCACGCACGTCGCCGCCACCGGCGATATCGGCGTGTTCCGTATCGTTTCGGAAAGCGCGGTGTCGTCCGGCGTGCGCCGTATCGAGGCGCTGACCGGCGAAAACGCGCGGCAATGGCTGGTCGGCCGCGAAGACATGCTGAAATCCGCGGCGGCGGCGATCAAGTCCACGCCCGAGGAAGTGACCGGGCGTGTCCTGGCGCTGCTGGACGAACGCAAGCGGCTGGAACGCGAACTGGCCGATGCGAAGAAGCAACTGGCGCTGTCCGGTGGCGGCAATGCGGGTGCGGCGGCTGCGCCTGCGGATGAAACCATCAACGGGGTCACGTTCACCGGGCAGGTGATCGACGGGCTGGATGCCAAGGAACTGCGCGGCCTGCTGGACGAGGCGAAGAAGCGCATCGGTTCGGGCGTGGCGGCCGTGGTCGCAGTCAACGAAGGGCGCGCGGCGTTCGCCGTGGCCGTGACTGACGATCTGACCGACCGTTTCAGCGCGGTGGACCTTGTTCGTAAAGGCGTGGAAACGCTGGGCGGCAAGGGCGGCGGTGGCCGGCCTGATATGGCGCAGGGCGGTGGCCCCGACGGGGGCAAGGCCGCGGATGCGGTGGCCGCGGTCAAGGCGGCGCTCGCGGGCTGA
- a CDS encoding class I SAM-dependent methyltransferase, giving the protein MHSANEWRDRIGQIWADHYVATDRVFGGLTQVLLERLARIPGDTICDIGCGAGELSLALASARPHATVLGIDISPDMIAAARARAGDNPHVQFAVGDAARWTPAPAFRPDLLVSRHGVMFFDDPEAAFRHIGGVAAKAAHLVFSCFRSPEGNPWATESARILDIPRPADPYAAGPFAFAEEEHVRAILARAGWRQVTMDPVDFAMVGGVGSDSVDQALHFFTHIGPTAEALRDIADAGEKEALIQRLRQWIARFRSGDVVSFPAQAWIVSARWND; this is encoded by the coding sequence ATGCACAGTGCGAACGAATGGCGTGACCGCATTGGCCAGATCTGGGCGGATCACTACGTTGCCACCGACAGGGTTTTCGGCGGGCTGACGCAAGTGCTGCTGGAACGACTCGCAAGGATTCCGGGCGACACGATCTGCGATATCGGCTGCGGGGCAGGGGAACTGTCGCTCGCTCTTGCCAGTGCCCGGCCCCATGCGACCGTTCTGGGGATCGACATTTCACCCGATATGATTGCTGCCGCCCGCGCCCGTGCAGGCGATAATCCGCACGTGCAATTTGCCGTGGGCGATGCCGCGCGATGGACCCCGGCGCCCGCTTTCCGCCCCGATCTGCTCGTTTCCCGCCATGGGGTTATGTTCTTTGACGATCCCGAAGCCGCCTTTCGCCACATCGGGGGCGTCGCGGCGAAAGCGGCGCATCTGGTTTTCTCGTGCTTCCGTTCGCCCGAAGGCAATCCCTGGGCTACCGAATCGGCGCGTATTCTCGATATTCCTCGCCCGGCCGATCCTTACGCCGCTGGCCCGTTCGCCTTTGCCGAGGAAGAACACGTGCGGGCGATTCTCGCGCGCGCCGGATGGCGGCAGGTCACGATGGACCCGGTCGACTTCGCGATGGTTGGCGGTGTTGGCAGCGACAGTGTGGATCAGGCGCTGCATTTCTTCACGCATATCGGCCCGACCGCCGAAGCCTTGCGCGATATTGCGGACGCGGGAGAAAAAGAGGCGTTGATACAGCGTTTAAGGCAGTGGATTGCGCGTTTTCGGAGCGGAGATGTCGTTTCTTTTCCGGCACAGGCGTGGATTGTTTCGGCGCGCTGGAACGATTGA
- the recA gene encoding recombinase RecA codes for MSASLKLVEKENNVDRQKALDAALAQIDRAFGKGSAMKLGSREAMQIEAISTGSLGLDIALGIGGLPRGRIVEIYGPESSGKTTLALHAIAEAQKGGGTAAFVDAEHALDPVYAKKLGVDIDELIVSQPDTGEQALEIVDTLVRSNAIDVLVIDSVAALVPRAEIEGEMGDSHVGLQARLMSQALRKLTGSINRSRCLVIFINQVRMKIGVMYGNPETTTGGNALKFYASVRLDIRRTGQIKDRDEIVGNATRVKVVKNKVAPPFKQVEFDIMYGEGVSKIGEMIDLGVKAGLVEKSGAWFSYDSVRIGQGRENAKQFLKDNPELCDKLEAAIRGRTDQVAEEMMSGPDADDDN; via the coding sequence GTGTCGGCAAGTCTGAAGCTCGTTGAAAAGGAAAATAACGTGGATCGTCAGAAGGCCCTCGATGCCGCACTGGCCCAGATCGACCGCGCGTTCGGCAAGGGTTCCGCCATGAAACTCGGCAGCCGGGAAGCGATGCAGATCGAGGCGATCTCCACCGGTTCGCTCGGTCTCGATATCGCACTGGGTATTGGCGGGCTGCCGCGCGGCCGCATCGTCGAAATTTACGGGCCGGAAAGCTCTGGCAAGACCACGCTGGCGCTGCACGCGATTGCGGAAGCCCAGAAGGGTGGCGGCACCGCCGCTTTCGTGGATGCCGAACATGCGCTGGACCCTGTCTATGCCAAGAAACTGGGCGTCGATATCGATGAACTGATCGTGTCGCAGCCGGATACCGGCGAACAGGCGCTGGAAATCGTCGATACGCTGGTTCGTTCCAATGCGATCGACGTGCTGGTGATCGACTCGGTCGCCGCGCTCGTGCCCCGGGCCGAAATCGAAGGGGAAATGGGCGACAGCCATGTCGGCCTGCAGGCCCGCCTGATGAGCCAGGCGCTCCGCAAGCTGACCGGTTCGATCAACCGTTCGCGCTGTCTGGTGATTTTCATCAACCAGGTCCGCATGAAAATCGGGGTGATGTACGGCAATCCCGAAACCACCACGGGCGGCAATGCGCTGAAGTTCTACGCCTCGGTTCGTCTCGATATCCGCCGCACTGGCCAGATCAAGGATCGGGATGAAATCGTCGGCAACGCGACCCGGGTCAAAGTGGTCAAGAACAAGGTCGCCCCGCCGTTCAAGCAGGTCGAATTCGATATCATGTATGGCGAAGGCGTGTCCAAGATTGGCGAGATGATCGATCTTGGGGTCAAGGCCGGGCTGGTGGAAAAGTCGGGGGCATGGTTCAGCTATGACTCGGTCCGCATCGGCCAGGGGCGTGAGAACGCGAAACAGTTTCTCAAGGATAATCCAGAGCTTTGCGACAAGTTGGAAGCCGCGATTCGTGGCCGCACCGATCAGGTCGCCGAGGAAATGATGTCGGGTCCGGACGCGGACGACGATAACTGA
- a CDS encoding hybrid sensor histidine kinase/response regulator: MIGEHIAARRADAAIVGGALLVSVILIWVVTGAASVAAAYGGGLLVLGALGWVVSRPRAVKETGELAVPDWSVTVSAIERPDCGVAITDKANRLVCANRAYIDWFGVGNAPPALGFDPASMELAARAARIAWRDGVAAADLLRGADGQAHRSWHAEVVRAGRGEDYLVWRFTALSVADPLADLGDRIAGVFGATLSRAGIESVLVGPEGAIRAASSGFAYRAAGDENATMAGQDFVTLLRSDERDRIFFAREGRKGTPQTLVHVPLGDAAKDGPGVHATALSLMLLLDAGVGVGGGVVAEGVGGAPQLEALLSQLPLGLAMTDRDGRFLFANAAFLRAAGVDGRVLPPYPSDLVVKDDKGPLVDAVRRYAQGPASSGDLAVRLQRMADEPVSLGLAGVRGMGDAAVLLSLADTTEEARLKRQVAQATKMQAVGQLAGGVAHDFNNVLTAIIGYCDLMLLRHTPGDSDYDDIQQIRANSNRAASLTRQLLAFSRQQTLRPEVLQMPDVVAEVSQLLKRLLGEKIQFKVNHDRELGAVRADPQQLEQVIINLAVNARDAMQARAERAGGDGTGTLTMVTRRIAATDVRRMKGNVIPIGDYTALIVEDTGGGIPPEHLGKIFEPFFTTKEKGRGTGLGLSTVYGIVKQSGGFIFAENVPGQNGGTLGARFIIYLPVHRTADGIRPPVRAEQDKVEPAQEWSGGGRILLVEDEDTVRAVAERALARQGYDVTTATDGEEGLEHVRKGGVFDLVVSDVVMPTMDGPAMAREIRKVASGLPVLFMSGYAEAQLRDQIDLENMYFIPKPFSVQQIGDKVAEILTSGR; encoded by the coding sequence ATGATCGGCGAACATATCGCGGCGCGCCGCGCCGATGCAGCGATCGTTGGTGGCGCTCTTCTGGTCAGTGTCATTCTGATCTGGGTGGTGACCGGCGCGGCGAGCGTGGCTGCGGCCTATGGCGGCGGCTTGCTGGTGCTGGGTGCGCTGGGCTGGGTGGTAAGCCGCCCGCGCGCGGTGAAGGAAACGGGCGAACTGGCCGTGCCCGACTGGTCGGTGACGGTATCCGCGATCGAACGGCCTGATTGCGGGGTTGCGATCACCGACAAGGCCAACCGACTGGTCTGCGCCAACCGCGCCTATATCGACTGGTTCGGTGTCGGCAATGCGCCGCCAGCGCTGGGATTCGATCCGGCGTCGATGGAACTGGCGGCCCGCGCTGCGCGGATCGCATGGCGCGATGGTGTGGCCGCAGCCGATCTCCTGCGCGGTGCGGATGGGCAGGCCCACCGTAGCTGGCACGCCGAAGTGGTGCGTGCCGGGCGTGGCGAAGATTATCTCGTCTGGCGCTTCACCGCATTGTCGGTGGCCGATCCGCTTGCCGATCTGGGCGATCGCATCGCGGGCGTGTTCGGCGCGACCTTGTCGCGCGCGGGGATAGAATCGGTACTGGTCGGGCCGGAAGGCGCGATCCGCGCCGCCAGTTCCGGCTTTGCCTATCGGGCTGCGGGCGACGAAAACGCGACGATGGCCGGGCAGGATTTCGTCACGCTGCTGCGCAGCGATGAACGCGATCGCATTTTCTTCGCGCGGGAAGGGCGCAAGGGCACACCGCAGACGCTGGTACACGTTCCGCTGGGCGATGCCGCCAAGGATGGTCCGGGCGTGCATGCCACCGCGCTGTCGCTGATGCTGCTGCTCGATGCGGGCGTGGGCGTCGGGGGCGGTGTCGTGGCGGAAGGTGTGGGCGGGGCACCCCAGCTTGAAGCCCTGCTGTCGCAATTGCCGCTGGGCCTTGCGATGACCGATCGCGACGGGCGTTTCCTCTTCGCCAATGCCGCTTTCCTGCGGGCAGCGGGTGTGGACGGGCGCGTGCTGCCGCCTTATCCCTCGGATCTCGTGGTCAAGGATGACAAGGGGCCGCTGGTCGATGCCGTGCGCCGTTACGCGCAAGGGCCTGCCAGTTCGGGCGATCTCGCGGTGCGTCTGCAGCGCATGGCCGATGAACCGGTCTCGCTTGGCCTTGCAGGCGTGCGTGGGATGGGCGACGCCGCTGTCCTGCTGAGCCTTGCCGATACGACGGAAGAAGCCCGGCTGAAGCGGCAGGTTGCGCAGGCGACCAAAATGCAGGCTGTCGGCCAGCTTGCCGGCGGTGTGGCGCACGATTTCAACAACGTGCTGACCGCGATCATCGGCTATTGCGATCTCATGCTGCTGCGCCACACGCCGGGTGACAGCGATTATGACGATATCCAGCAAATTCGCGCCAACTCCAACCGCGCGGCTTCGTTGACGCGGCAGTTGCTGGCATTCTCCCGCCAGCAGACCCTGCGCCCCGAAGTGCTGCAAATGCCCGATGTGGTGGCCGAAGTTTCGCAACTGCTGAAGCGTCTGCTGGGCGAAAAAATCCAGTTCAAGGTCAATCACGATCGGGAACTGGGTGCCGTGCGGGCCGATCCGCAGCAGCTCGAACAGGTCATTATCAATCTCGCGGTGAATGCCCGCGATGCCATGCAGGCGCGGGCCGAACGCGCAGGCGGCGACGGCACCGGCACGCTGACCATGGTGACCCGCCGCATCGCGGCGACCGATGTGCGGCGGATGAAGGGCAATGTGATACCGATCGGCGATTATACGGCGCTGATTGTGGAGGATACGGGGGGCGGCATTCCGCCCGAACATCTCGGCAAGATTTTCGAACCGTTCTTCACCACCAAGGAAAAGGGGCGTGGCACCGGCCTTGGCCTCTCCACCGTTTATGGCATCGTCAAGCAATCGGGTGGGTTCATCTTCGCGGAAAACGTGCCAGGCCAGAACGGCGGCACGCTGGGCGCACGGTTCATCATCTATCTGCCGGTTCACCGCACTGCGGACGGGATCAGGCCGCCGGTAAGGGCGGAGCAGGACAAAGTGGAACCGGCCCAGGAATGGTCTGGCGGCGGGCGCATCCTGCTGGTGGAAGACGAAGACACCGTCAGGGCGGTGGCGGAACGCGCGCTGGCCCGGCAAGGCTATGATGTGACAACGGCCACCGATGGGGAAGAAGGTCTGGAACACGTGCGCAAGGGCGGGGTCTTCGATCTCGTCGTGTCGGATGTGGTCATGCCGACGATGGATGGCCCGGCCATGGCGCGGGAAATTCGCAAGGTGGCGTCCGGTTTGCCGGTGTTGTTCATGTCGGGTTACGCCGAGGCGCAACTGCGCGATCAGATCGATCTGGAGAACATGTACTTCATTCCGAAGCCGTTCTCTGTGCAGCAGATCGGTGATAAAGTGGCGGAAATCCTTACGTCCGGGCGCTGA
- a CDS encoding DUF2062 domain-containing protein yields MRSRIVSWTRRNMPTREELERNRWIRPFAHRVLRSELWRFTRRSVPRGVALGMLVGILIPFAQILFAALLSFSVRANVPVAALTTFITNPFTTPILWVIAYKIGSWLLHVDAMTVIAPVNTAIERTELQDALQWLTGATLVTAFGLVLIAIVSSAVSYFVTGFAWRAWIGRKRKARVMRARNRTPMA; encoded by the coding sequence GTGAGAAGCCGAATAGTCAGCTGGACCCGCCGCAACATGCCGACGCGGGAAGAACTGGAGCGGAACCGCTGGATTCGCCCCTTCGCGCATCGCGTGCTGCGTTCGGAACTGTGGCGTTTTACCCGCCGCTCGGTGCCGCGCGGTGTCGCGCTGGGCATGCTGGTGGGTATTCTGATTCCGTTCGCGCAGATCCTGTTTGCGGCGCTGCTCAGCTTTTCCGTGCGCGCGAATGTGCCAGTGGCGGCTTTGACCACATTCATCACCAATCCGTTCACCACGCCCATTCTCTGGGTCATCGCCTACAAGATCGGCAGCTGGCTGCTGCATGTCGATGCGATGACCGTGATCGCGCCGGTGAACACCGCGATTGAACGCACCGAATTGCAGGATGCGCTGCAATGGCTGACCGGGGCCACGCTGGTCACCGCGTTCGGGCTGGTGCTGATTGCGATCGTGTCTTCGGCTGTCAGCTATTTCGTGACCGGATTTGCCTGGCGCGCCTGGATCGGGCGCAAGCGCAAGGCACGGGTCATGCGCGCGCGCAACCGGACGCCCATGGCATGA
- the smpB gene encoding SsrA-binding protein SmpB codes for MARPKHSTFDKKKTVAENRRARFDYHIEDTFEAGIALTGTEVKSLRFGEGSITEAYAEIKGEEAWLINSNIPEFSHGNRFNHVPKRPRKLLLHEREISRLQGAVERKGMTLVPLSVYFNSRGRAKVELALAKGKQAHDKRASIKDRDWKRDQARIMREKG; via the coding sequence ATGGCACGCCCCAAACATTCCACGTTCGACAAGAAGAAGACCGTCGCGGAAAATCGCCGCGCGCGGTTCGACTATCATATCGAGGATACGTTCGAGGCGGGGATTGCCCTGACCGGCACCGAAGTGAAATCGCTGCGTTTCGGTGAAGGGTCGATCACGGAAGCCTATGCCGAGATCAAGGGCGAAGAAGCCTGGCTGATCAATTCGAACATCCCCGAATTCAGCCACGGCAACCGGTTCAACCACGTGCCCAAGCGCCCGCGCAAACTTCTGCTGCACGAACGGGAAATTTCCCGGTTGCAGGGCGCGGTCGAACGCAAGGGCATGACGCTGGTGCCGCTGTCCGTCTATTTCAATTCGCGCGGCCGTGCGAAAGTGGAACTGGCGCTGGCCAAGGGCAAGCAGGCGCATGACAAGCGCGCCAGCATCAAGGACCGTGACTGGAAGCGTGATCAGGCACGGATCATGCGCGAAAAGGGCTGA